The genomic region TCCTTGCCGAAGCCCTCGTCCGCTCCCATGTCGAAGCCCTGAAACGCCGGATGCCCCACCCCGAGGCGGCGATCCTTGGCTGCACCCATTACCCCTTGATGGACAAGGTCTTTCAAGAGGCCTTGGGGCAGGGGGTCAAGGTCTATTCCCAAGCCAACCTTGTGGCTGAAAGCCTTGCCGACTACCTGACCCGCCGCCCCGAATTTCGCGGCAGCGGCACGCAGTCCAAAGCCATCACCACGGGCGATCCGGTGAATGTCACGAACAAGGCCACCCAGTTCCTGCGCCGCAGGATCGTGTTCGAGGCGGCATGACATCCACCCTGACTGACTGGCGCGCTGCCCGGCTGGCGGCGCTGACCGCCCCGGACGGTTGGCTGAACCTTGTCGCCCGCATCGACCTGACCCCCGGCAGCCATCCCGTCGGTCGCACTCAGGCGGTTGAACTGCCCTCTGGCCCTGACCTCCTCGGCACACTTACCCTTGGCCCGGAGGGTGCCAGCTTCGCCCGTCCGGGTGCCGCAGTCGAGCCTTTCAGTTCGGTCCCTGATGCCTTCCCGCAGCTGCAGGTTGATCCCTTCCTGCTGGAGATCCACACCGTCGACGGCACCCCCGCCTTGCGCGTCCGTGACTTGACGCTTCGCCCGCAAGTCACGCTGGGCTATTTTCCCGTAGCCCCAGATTGGGTGATCCGCGCAACTTGGGTAAGCTTCGCCCCGGAAGCTACGGAAATCAAAATGAAAGACGGCTCTACCGCCACCGTCACGCTGACCCATCGCGCCAGCTTTCCCTATCAGGGCCAGACCGTCACCCTGACGCCGACGCATTGGAAATCAGGCAAACCGATGTTCGTCTTCCGCGATGCAACCGCAGGCGAAACCTACCCCGCCTGCCGCTTCCTGATCGGCGAAGAGGCCAGCGACACGGAAATCACCCTCGATTTCAACCGCGCCTTCACCCCGCCCTGTGGCTTCACCGATTTTGCGATCTGCCCGCTGCCGCCCCCCGGCAACATCCTGCCCTTCCGGGTTGAGGCTGGCGAACTGGCCCCCTGACGCCCCAAACCCCTTGCCCCTCACCCCGCACGGCCCTGTAGGTCGGGCTTCAGCCCGACTCTCCCTTCACCCCCGCACTGCCACGTAGGTCGGGCTTCAGCCCGACTCCCCCCGCAATCACCCCCGTTTCGCCCCAAAAGCATAGCGATAAGCCAACGCCACACCCCCCGCACCCCCCACGATATTGCCCAAGGAGACCCACAGCAGGTTCCCCGCCACGCCGCCCGCCGTAACTTCGGCCCCCGCCCAGATCCCCGCCGGAAACAGGAACATGTTGGCCACCGAATGTTCCATCCCCATGGCGACGAACCCCGCCACCGGCCACAGCACCGCCAATATCTTGTCCGTCGCGGTGCGGGCGGCAAAACTCAGCCAGACCGCAAGGCAGACCAGCGCATTGCATAACGCTCCGCGCAGGAACGCCGCCCCCGGGTCCAACCCCGCCTTGGCCTCTGCCGCCCGCGCTGCCGTGTCGCCCATCGGCCCATCCAGCAGGCCCGACAGGCCAAAGGCCGCCGCCAGCCCGACCGCCCCCACAAAGTTGCCCAGCCAGACAATCCCCCAGTTGCGGAGGAGGGCGCCGGGCGTGATCCGGCCATCCACCGCCGCCATCACCATCAGCGCATTGCCGGTGAAAAGTTCGGCCCCGCCGACGACCACAAGGATCAGCCCCAGCGCAAAGACCACGCCGCCCAGCACGCGGGCAGGGCCATAGCTTGGGTCCACCCCCGCCATCGCCACACACCAGAACGCCGCGCCAAAGCCGATGAAGGCCCCCGCCAGCAGCGCAAGTGTCGCCATCCGGTGCAGGGGCAGGGCGGCCTTGGCAACCCCCGCCGTCTCGATCAGCGCCGCGATCTCGGCGGGGCGATAGGCGTCATGGCTTTGCGGCTGTTCTGCGGGCATCGCGGCCTCCGTGATCCGGTGTTCAACTTACCCGCTCTACGGCTTTCGCAAAGCGAAAAGGCACGCCCTGCGGCGTGCCTGTCAAACCTTGCCATTTCCTTAACGCCCACGCCCAAGCCATTGATTTCAATGGTTCGGGCCCAGTGTCCCTGCAAGGGACATCAGTCCTTGGACCGGCCAACGTAAGAGTTGTCTTCGGTATTGATCTCGATCTTCGTGCCCGGCCCGATATGCGGCGGCACCATGACCCGCAGCCCGTTGGAACAGATCGCCGGCTTGTACGAGGATGAGGCGGTTTGCCCCTTCACTACCGGCTCGGTCTCGGTGATCTCGACGATGACCCGCTGGGGGAATTCGATGGCGATGGCGACGCCTTCGAAGGTCTTGAGGTAGACCTTCATCCCGTCGGTCAGGAACACCTTGCCATCGCCCACCACGTCCGGGTCGACCGTGATCTGCTCATAGCTCTCCGGCTCCATGAAGTGGAACCCTTCGCCGTCTTCATAAAGGAAGTCATACTCCCGCTCGTCCACGGTGGCCTTCTCGACCATCTCGGTCGTGCGCCAGCGTTCCGCGACCTTCACCCCGTCCGAGATCCGCCGCATGTCGACGCTGGTGGTCGGCGTGCCCTTGCCGGGGTGGAAGTTTTCGGACTTCAGGACGACATAAAGCCGCCCATCCAGTTCGACGACGTTGCCCTTGCGGAGCGAGGAGGCGATGACTTTCAAAGCGCGGTCCTTGTGAATGACGGGCAGGGTCCCTAAACGGACCCGGTCCCTTGACGGGGATGGCGCGACCTAACCCATCCTGACCGGAATTTCCAGATGAAACCCGACAGCACGCCGGACCGCCCCTGGTGGACCCCCGCCACCCACGCCGACCGCAGGCCGATCCTGCTGGCGCGCAACCGGATTCAGGCGGGCATCCGGGGCTGGCTCGCGGCGGAAGGCTTCACCGAGGTGGACCCGGCCGCCCTTGCCACCTCACCCGGGAACGAGGCGCATCTGCACGGGTTCCGCACCGACGCGATCGGCAATGACGGGGTGGCCCGGCAGATGTATCTGCACACCTCGCCCGAGTTTGCGATGAAAAAGCTGCTGGCGGCGGGGGAGACGCGGATCCACGCCTTTTCCCATGTCTGGCGCAACCGGGAACGGGGGGCGCTGCATTCCCCCGAGTTCACGATGCTGGAATGGTACCGGGTGGGCGAGGGGTACGAGGTGCTGATGGCGGACAGCGTCACCTTCCTGCGGCTGGCCGCAAGGGAGGCAGGGGCGCGCCTGCTGCAGTTCCGGGACAGGACCTGCGACCCCTTTGCCGAGCCGGAGCGGCTGTCGGTGGCCGAGGCCTTTCGCATCCGTGCCGGGGTGGACCTGCTGGCCACGATCAACCCCGATGGCACGACCGATGCGGCCCGCTTGGGGGACGCACTGGACGGGATCGGCCTGCGCCGGGCGGCGGATGACACCTGGTCCGACATGCTGAGCCGGGTGCTTTCAGAGAAGGTGGAACCGCATCTGGGGCAGGGGCGGATCACCATCCTTGACCATTACCCCAGTGCCGAGGCGGCGCTGGCCCGCAAGGTCCCCGGCGATGCCCGGATTGCGGAGCGGTTTGAGGTCTATGCCTGCGGGGTGGAGCTGGCCAACGGCTTTGGAGAATTGACCGACCCCGCCGAACAGCGCCGCCGGTTTGAAGCTGAGATGGACGAGAAGGAACGGGTCTACGGGCTGCGCTATCCCCTGGACGAGGATTTTCTGGCCGCCTTGGCGCTGATGCCCCCGGCAGCGGGAATTGCAATGGGGTTCGACCGGGTGGTGATGCTGGCAACCGGGGCGCCGCGCATCGATGATGTGGTCTGGACGCCGGTTCCCTGACCTTTTCGCCTGTTGCGTCGGTTGTGAAATAGAGCGCGTGCCGCGCAAGCCTTTGTCTCGCCTCTGCGCGCAAGAGGCGCGCAACCGGCTCGGGCAGCGGGGGTTTTCCACCCCCGGAGGATATTTGGGCAAATGTGAAAGGGTTGCAGACAAAGGGGGGTGTGGTCTTGCAAAGGCGGGACGCGGAGCGCAAAGAGGGCACGTTTGTTGGACGGGAGGTTGCCATGACCCATCGTATCGCCATTCTTGGCGCATCGGGCTACACCGGGGCGGAACTGGTGCGGCTGATTGCCACCCATCCCGAGATGCGGATTGTCGCCCTGTCGGCGGACCGCAAGGCTGGGCTGGCGATGTCGGAGGTGTTTCCCTTCCTGCGCCATCTGGACCTGCCACCGCTGGTCAAGATCGACGAGATCGATTTTTCCAATGTGGACTTGTGCTTCTGCGCGCTTCCTCATGCGACGACGCAGGAGGTGGTGGCCCGGCTGCCGCGCGATCTGAAGATCGTGGACCTGAGCGCCGATTTTCGCCTGCGCGACCCTGCGGCTTACGAAAAGTGGTATGGGCAACCCCATGCTGCGCAGGACCTGCAGGCCGAGGCGGTATACGGCCTGACCGAGTTCTACCGCGACGAGATCAGGTCGGCTCGGCTGGTTGCGGGGACGGGGTGCAATGCGGCGACGGGGCAGTTTGCGCTGCGGCCGCTGATCGCTGCCGGGGTGATTGATCTGGACGACATCCTGATCGACCTGAAGGCGGGTGTGTCCGGGGCCGGGCGGTCCTTGAAGGAAAACCTGCTGCACGCCGAGCTTTCGGGCGGCACGCATGCCTATTCCGCCGGGGGCAAGCACCGGCATCTGGGCGAGTTTGATCAGGAATTCTCCAAGGTGGCGGGGCGGCCGGTCCTTGTGCAGTTCACGCCGCATCTTCTGCCAATGAACCGGGGGATTCTGGCCACGGTCTATGTCAAAGGCGACGCAAAGACCGTGCATCAGACTCTTGAAAACGCTTATGAAAATGAGCCATTCCTGCGCGTGCTGCCATTTGGTGCGCTGCCGTCGACCCGTGACATTGCCGGCAGCAACTTCTGCCATCTGGGTGTTGTCGGCGACAGGATCGCCGGGCGTGCCGTGGTGGTGGCAGTGCTGGACAACCTGACCAAGGGATCCTCGGGTCAGGCGATCCAGAATGCGAACCTGATGCTGGGGATCGAGGAAACGGCGGGGCTGATGCTGGCGCCGATCTTCCCGTGATCTGGCCTCGGGCAGGCTGCGGCATCCTGCAGCCCTTGACCGGGATCAAGGCATCCCCACTTTAGGTGGGACAAGCTTCCCCCAAGGGGAAAGGACGGCGGCAGATGAGCGTGAAGCAGGAATTCCGGGGCCTTAAGGGGCTGAAAAAGCAGCGGCGGGTGCAGATCATCGCCCTTGCGGCAGTGGCGCTGGTCGCTTCGACCGCGCTGATCGGTTATGCCATGCGCGACGGGATCAACTTCTTCCGCAGCCCAAGCCAGGTGATGAGCGAGCCGCCCGAACCCGGTGAGACGTTCCGGATTGGCGGGCTGGTCGTCGAAGGATCAATCCAGCGGGGGGAGGGGGCGACGGTGGCCTTTGCGGTGACCGACACCAATGCGACCGTGCCGGTGACCTATACCGGGGTGCTGCCGGACCTGTTCAGCGAAGGGCAGGGCATGGTGGCACTTGGCCGGATGGAGGGCGACACGTTCGTCGCGACCGAAGTGCTGGCCAAGCATGATGAAACCTATATGCCGAAAGAGGTGGTGGACGCGCTGAAAGAACAGGGCGTCTATCAGGAACCGGCCCCCGAAAGCTGAGCGCGCGCCCGGTCAGGGCGGCGTTAACGGCAGATCGGCAGGGTAGCCCCGCAAATGGGGGTGCCGATGCCAGATGTCCGCGAGATTGCCGAAGCGATTGTCGCCCGTGAGGGCGGGTTTGTGAATGACCCCGATGATCCGGGAGGGGCCACGAACCATGGCGTGACGATCCACACGCTGCGGCGTCTGGGGATTGACGTGACCCGGGATAGGCGGATCGACTTGGCCGATGTGCGCGCCCTGACCCGGGCGCAGGCCGTCGAGATCTATCTGGAACACTACTACACCCGCCCCGGCATCGCCGCTTTGCCTGAGGCGATTCAGGCAGGCGTGTTTGACATGTATGTCAACGCGGGCGGCAATGCGGTGAAGATCCTGCAGCGGCTTTTGACCGACATGGGCTTTCCCTGCGACCCGGATGGCGAGATCGGGCCCCAGACCATTCGCGCGGCACAGCTGGCGCAAGAGGCGGCGCCGACGCATCTGGCGGATGCCTACGGGATCGCGCGGCGGAACTACTATTACGCGCTGGCGGATCGGCGGCCTGCCAGCCGCAAGTTTGCCCGGGCAAGGGATGGCGGCAAGGGCGGCTGGATCAAGCGGGCGGAGGAATTCATCGCGCCGCGCTATCACCTGACAACGGCGCAGCATGCGGCTCGGGTGGCGGCATGGGGGTGATCGGCAGGCTGGTGGGGTCGCCCGGTGCCGTGTCGGCACTGGGGGACGCGGCGAAGGGGGTGGCGGAGGTGTTCCTGCCGTCAGCCACGCGGAAGATGGAGTTGAGCGCCGAGGCACAGATGGCGGCGCTGCGGCAGCTGGGGGAGGAGTATCAGCATCCCGCCCTCAATTGGTTCGACCGGCTGGTGAACGGGCTGAACCGGTTGCCGCGGCCCTTGCTGGCCTTTGGCACGCTGGGGCTGTTTACCTATGCGATGGTGGACCCCGAGGCTTTTGCGCGGCGGATGGTAGGCCTCAGTGCCGTGCCAGAGCCGCTTTGGTGGCTGTTGGGGGCGATTGTCGCCTTCTACTTCGGCGCGCGCGAGACGCATTATTTCCGCACGCGGGGTGTGGTGTCGCCCTTCGCAGCCCAAGCCCCGGCCGAGGAAAATGCCGCGCTGGCAGACTGGCGGCAGGGTTGAGCGATCCTTGACCTCTGCCGCACCCTCTGGCATGGCGAAGGGCGTCAGAGGATGTGATCAAATGAACCTTTTCGCCGATATCCGCGCGCTTGTCGTGGCCGAACTGCAGGCGCTTATGGCGGCGGGCGTGCTGCCTGCGGGCCTTGACCTTGCTGCTGTCGCGGTGGAACCGCCACGCGATGCGGGCCATGGCGACATGGCGACGAATGCGGCGATGGTGCTGGCCAAACCGGCGGGGATGCCACCCCGCGCGATTGCCGATGCGCTGGCGGTCAAGCTGATGGAGGACCCGCGGATTGCCGGGGCCGATGTGGCGGGGCCGGGGTTCCTGAACCTGCGATTGGAGCCTGCGGCCTGGCACGGTCTGGTCCGCGCGGTTTTGGAGCAGGGTACAGCCTATGGCCGGTCCACCCTTGGTGCCGGGCGCAAGGTGAATGTGGAGTTTGTCAGCGCCAACCCCACCGGGCCGATGCACGTCGGCCACGTCCGGGGCGCGGTGGTCGGCGATGCGCTGGCGCGGCTT from Tabrizicola piscis harbors:
- the argC gene encoding N-acetyl-gamma-glutamyl-phosphate reductase gives rise to the protein MTHRIAILGASGYTGAELVRLIATHPEMRIVALSADRKAGLAMSEVFPFLRHLDLPPLVKIDEIDFSNVDLCFCALPHATTQEVVARLPRDLKIVDLSADFRLRDPAAYEKWYGQPHAAQDLQAEAVYGLTEFYRDEIRSARLVAGTGCNAATGQFALRPLIAAGVIDLDDILIDLKAGVSGAGRSLKENLLHAELSGGTHAYSAGGKHRHLGEFDQEFSKVAGRPVLVQFTPHLLPMNRGILATVYVKGDAKTVHQTLENAYENEPFLRVLPFGALPSTRDIAGSNFCHLGVVGDRIAGRAVVVAVLDNLTKGSSGQAIQNANLMLGIEETAGLMLAPIFP
- the ccmE gene encoding cytochrome c maturation protein CcmE, giving the protein MSVKQEFRGLKGLKKQRRVQIIALAAVALVASTALIGYAMRDGINFFRSPSQVMSEPPEPGETFRIGGLVVEGSIQRGEGATVAFAVTDTNATVPVTYTGVLPDLFSEGQGMVALGRMEGDTFVATEVLAKHDETYMPKEVVDALKEQGVYQEPAPES
- the efp gene encoding elongation factor P codes for the protein MKVIASSLRKGNVVELDGRLYVVLKSENFHPGKGTPTTSVDMRRISDGVKVAERWRTTEMVEKATVDEREYDFLYEDGEGFHFMEPESYEQITVDPDVVGDGKVFLTDGMKVYLKTFEGVAIAIEFPQRVIVEITETEPVVKGQTASSSYKPAICSNGLRVMVPPHIGPGTKIEINTEDNSYVGRSKD
- a CDS encoding holin-associated N-acetylmuramidase, which translates into the protein MPDVREIAEAIVAREGGFVNDPDDPGGATNHGVTIHTLRRLGIDVTRDRRIDLADVRALTRAQAVEIYLEHYYTRPGIAALPEAIQAGVFDMYVNAGGNAVKILQRLLTDMGFPCDPDGEIGPQTIRAAQLAQEAAPTHLADAYGIARRNYYYALADRRPASRKFARARDGGKGGWIKRAEEFIAPRYHLTTAQHAARVAAWG
- a CDS encoding DUF1684 domain-containing protein; protein product: MTSTLTDWRAARLAALTAPDGWLNLVARIDLTPGSHPVGRTQAVELPSGPDLLGTLTLGPEGASFARPGAAVEPFSSVPDAFPQLQVDPFLLEIHTVDGTPALRVRDLTLRPQVTLGYFPVAPDWVIRATWVSFAPEATEIKMKDGSTATVTLTHRASFPYQGQTVTLTPTHWKSGKPMFVFRDATAGETYPACRFLIGEEASDTEITLDFNRAFTPPCGFTDFAICPLPPPGNILPFRVEAGELAP
- a CDS encoding holin family protein: MGVIGRLVGSPGAVSALGDAAKGVAEVFLPSATRKMELSAEAQMAALRQLGEEYQHPALNWFDRLVNGLNRLPRPLLAFGTLGLFTYAMVDPEAFARRMVGLSAVPEPLWWLLGAIVAFYFGARETHYFRTRGVVSPFAAQAPAEENAALADWRQG
- the epmA gene encoding EF-P lysine aminoacylase EpmA, translating into MKPDSTPDRPWWTPATHADRRPILLARNRIQAGIRGWLAAEGFTEVDPAALATSPGNEAHLHGFRTDAIGNDGVARQMYLHTSPEFAMKKLLAAGETRIHAFSHVWRNRERGALHSPEFTMLEWYRVGEGYEVLMADSVTFLRLAAREAGARLLQFRDRTCDPFAEPERLSVAEAFRIRAGVDLLATINPDGTTDAARLGDALDGIGLRRAADDTWSDMLSRVLSEKVEPHLGQGRITILDHYPSAEAALARKVPGDARIAERFEVYACGVELANGFGELTDPAEQRRRFEAEMDEKERVYGLRYPLDEDFLAALALMPPAAGIAMGFDRVVMLATGAPRIDDVVWTPVP
- a CDS encoding formate/nitrite transporter family protein codes for the protein MPAEQPQSHDAYRPAEIAALIETAGVAKAALPLHRMATLALLAGAFIGFGAAFWCVAMAGVDPSYGPARVLGGVVFALGLILVVVGGAELFTGNALMVMAAVDGRITPGALLRNWGIVWLGNFVGAVGLAAAFGLSGLLDGPMGDTAARAAEAKAGLDPGAAFLRGALCNALVCLAVWLSFAARTATDKILAVLWPVAGFVAMGMEHSVANMFLFPAGIWAGAEVTAGGVAGNLLWVSLGNIVGGAGGVALAYRYAFGAKRG